A portion of the Leptospira inadai serovar Lyme str. 10 genome contains these proteins:
- a CDS encoding helix-turn-helix domain-containing protein produces the protein MRLHGLNKEFNQKEFAEFVEITQAMLSLIESSKQPLSYSIALKIEKATGYRAEWLIDGTKPTGLMNRSYEIRNPKDQEEFLRLISKTSASRYVLLLLSELSDSDREAVFLLIESLAKKEGDHKLRSK, from the coding sequence GTGCGATTACACGGACTAAACAAAGAATTCAATCAAAAAGAATTTGCGGAATTCGTCGAAATAACGCAAGCGATGCTAAGTTTGATCGAATCAAGTAAACAGCCTCTATCCTATTCAATCGCGTTAAAGATCGAAAAAGCGACGGGATATCGAGCCGAATGGCTGATAGACGGAACTAAACCGACAGGGTTGATGAATCGATCTTACGAAATCCGGAACCCGAAAGATCAGGAAGAATTTTTGCGATTAATTTCGAAAACAAGCGCTTCTCGCTACGTTTTACTCTTGCTTTCCGAACTTTCCGATTCCGATCGAGAAGCCGTCTTTTTGCTCATCGAGTCGCTGGCAAAGAAAGAAGGTGATCACAAATTGCGTTCAAAATAA
- a CDS encoding heme-binding beta-barrel domain-containing protein, which yields MTETIYGPLSALIGHWQGDKGLDISPLPVGQEVNPYFESISFEPIGLTTNAESQILAGLYYRQLVSRKSDSKVFHDQTGYWMWEEKTRNIFHTFVIPRGVCVLAGGQFQKSEQEASATRLQLSAKAGDADWGIIQSPFMHSTAQTLSYEITLTVRGEFLSYSQSTVLKIYDKTFTHTDDNTLRLQK from the coding sequence ATGACAGAAACCATATACGGTCCCCTATCCGCACTGATCGGTCATTGGCAGGGAGATAAAGGATTGGACATTTCTCCACTTCCTGTAGGCCAAGAAGTAAATCCTTATTTTGAATCGATCTCATTCGAACCTATCGGCTTAACTACTAACGCAGAATCGCAAATCCTAGCCGGGTTATATTATAGACAACTTGTAAGTAGAAAATCGGACAGTAAGGTTTTTCACGATCAAACGGGCTATTGGATGTGGGAAGAAAAAACGCGCAACATCTTTCATACTTTCGTGATTCCCCGCGGCGTATGCGTGCTCGCGGGCGGGCAATTTCAAAAATCGGAACAGGAAGCAAGTGCGACCCGACTTCAACTATCGGCAAAAGCGGGCGATGCTGACTGGGGAATCATACAGTCACCGTTTATGCACTCCACCGCCCAAACGCTTTCGTACGAAATTACTTTGACGGTCCGAGGCGAATTCCTTTCCTATTCGCAGTCGACAGTACTGAAAATCTACGACAAAACGTTTACTCATACGGACGATAATACGTTACGTCTGCAAAAATGA
- a CDS encoding YgaP family membrane protein yields the protein MKINEGMFDRSARTILGLALVAWGFWAHNSLGIIAVIVGQIPFLTGLIGWCPIYQVLGLSNDSRRKNA from the coding sequence ATGAAAATCAATGAAGGAATGTTCGATAGATCCGCAAGAACCATCCTAGGATTAGCGCTGGTAGCTTGGGGATTTTGGGCGCATAATTCCTTGGGAATTATTGCGGTCATTGTCGGTCAAATTCCGTTTTTAACGGGCTTGATCGGATGGTGCCCGATCTATCAAGTCCTGGGTTTAAGTAACGACTCTAGACGGAAAAACGCCTAA
- a CDS encoding sterol desaturase family protein, whose protein sequence is MDLNFSNIYSALLSPIRIIFLPSVKIYWLYLLSSVIITAFFILWQKIRVKDFNVGNYLSKILSREYWLHKSALIDYKYYFLNTILFSFYYGYFVLSGATVSAFVNNGLVRLFGVLAYEIPFDSSVLIVLYSILFWLMNDFGRFLAHWLLHKNSFFWEFHRLHHSAEVLNPLTVYRVHPVEAILVNSLGAFFSGIVTGVAMFAFPMTITMISFFGVNVGIFIFNLYANLRHSNIAIHFPKWLSHIFLSPAQHQIHHSVDVRLQNKNIGVTFAFWDLFLGSLYIPDRHETEEITFGLQDAKQEDFENFFSIYFLPFKRIFDILKR, encoded by the coding sequence ATGGATTTAAATTTCAGTAATATCTACTCAGCGTTGCTAAGCCCGATTCGGATAATATTTCTCCCGTCGGTAAAAATATATTGGTTATATCTTTTAAGTTCCGTTATTATCACCGCATTTTTCATTCTTTGGCAAAAAATCCGCGTTAAAGATTTTAATGTCGGAAATTATTTGAGTAAAATTTTATCCAGGGAGTATTGGCTACACAAATCGGCTTTAATAGATTATAAATATTATTTTTTAAATACGATTTTGTTCAGTTTTTATTACGGCTATTTCGTTCTTTCCGGTGCGACCGTTTCGGCTTTTGTGAATAACGGTTTGGTTCGTTTATTCGGCGTGCTAGCGTATGAGATCCCCTTCGACTCTTCCGTGCTAATCGTATTATATTCCATTCTATTTTGGCTGATGAACGACTTCGGAAGATTTCTTGCGCATTGGCTTTTGCATAAAAACTCTTTTTTTTGGGAGTTCCATAGACTCCATCATTCGGCGGAAGTTTTGAACCCACTAACGGTTTATCGAGTTCATCCTGTGGAGGCGATTCTCGTTAATTCTTTAGGGGCTTTTTTTTCGGGGATTGTTACCGGAGTCGCGATGTTTGCATTTCCGATGACAATTACGATGATTTCTTTTTTTGGCGTGAACGTAGGAATCTTCATTTTCAATCTATACGCAAATTTAAGACATTCGAATATTGCCATTCATTTTCCGAAATGGCTAAGTCATATCTTTTTAAGTCCCGCTCAGCATCAGATTCATCATAGCGTTGATGTTCGACTTCAAAATAAGAATATCGGAGTTACGTTTGCTTTCTGGGATTTGTTTTTAGGGAGTCTATATATTCCCGATCGGCATGAAACGGAGGAAATAACCTTCGGATTGCAGGATGCCAAGCAAGAGGATTTCGAGAATTTCTTCTCCATTTATTTTTTACCTTTTAAAAGGATTTTTGATATTCTTAAAAGATAG
- a CDS encoding acyl-CoA desaturase: MIFISIFFAGHWLLSVFVQSFFLHRYSAHRMFEMNRIWERFFYFFAFIVQGSSYLNPRAYAIIHRMHHAYSDSEKDPVSPVISKGFFDMVNKTAIAFNGIANGSAEVETKFKGNYPEVPRLDKFADSWPVRIFFGSCYTLFYFAFVPTDATWMYVLLPIHYFMGPVQTAIVNWCGHKYGYKNHPKHGDHSKNTLPIDVIILGELYQNNHHAHPNSPNFAYRRFEFDLTYQIIKLMHFLKIIGIRRATWTRQGKRIVPGTILFPSSDAVKVRL, from the coding sequence GTGATATTCATTTCGATTTTCTTTGCGGGTCATTGGTTACTTTCGGTTTTTGTTCAATCATTCTTTCTGCATAGATATTCCGCACATCGTATGTTCGAGATGAATCGGATTTGGGAAAGATTTTTCTACTTTTTCGCCTTTATCGTCCAAGGATCTTCATACTTAAATCCGCGAGCTTATGCAATCATTCATAGAATGCATCATGCCTATAGCGATTCCGAAAAGGATCCGGTTTCTCCCGTCATTTCAAAGGGCTTTTTCGATATGGTAAATAAGACGGCCATTGCTTTCAACGGGATTGCGAACGGGAGCGCGGAGGTCGAAACGAAATTCAAAGGCAATTATCCGGAGGTACCCCGGCTTGATAAATTCGCGGATTCCTGGCCTGTCAGAATATTTTTCGGAAGTTGTTACACTTTATTTTATTTCGCGTTTGTACCGACCGATGCGACTTGGATGTACGTACTTCTCCCGATACATTATTTTATGGGACCCGTGCAAACTGCGATCGTAAATTGGTGCGGGCATAAGTACGGATATAAAAACCATCCGAAACACGGTGATCATTCCAAAAATACGCTGCCGATCGACGTTATTATCTTAGGTGAATTATACCAAAACAATCATCACGCTCATCCTAATTCGCCGAACTTCGCTTATCGTCGGTTTGAATTCGATCTTACCTATCAGATTATCAAACTGATGCACTTCTTAAAAATCATTGGGATACGCAGAGCAACGTGGACACGACAGGGAAAAAGGATAGTTCCCGGAACTATCCTTTTTCCGTCGAGCGATGCAGTCAAAGTTCGATTGTGA
- a CDS encoding membrane protein — MALLTFILLFSSAVIFYKFSNKNTLSYAFTLLTLCLAFWGLFLFLCDIRFPARIRIPIIDFITVFPLPIPILVTYITHNYTRPNDLSSPPLIAIIAHILLLGFFIWFSWEGKVTPFRLENEEVVYRGSLYYYLYCGYLYGSIFIALVLIIRNIFDDEYFVRLHSIYMFAGIAIGLFISTVLTVVLPLLGISLNSISVIGLLIFLWLTWIPIAHFRLFNIELVDFKQDFRNPRISTAILSINRYLLNKLNPVKYKEICDQFENIRREEVYALQAEMLLETSYGKKGSISDQVRMYAKKITDLFIGSK; from the coding sequence TTGGCCCTATTGACTTTTATCCTACTTTTTTCTTCAGCAGTTATTTTTTATAAATTTTCGAATAAAAATACTCTATCCTATGCGTTCACACTTTTAACTTTGTGCCTGGCATTTTGGGGCTTGTTTCTATTCCTTTGCGATATTCGGTTTCCCGCTCGGATTCGAATTCCAATCATAGATTTTATCACCGTTTTTCCTCTACCGATTCCGATTCTAGTAACCTATATCACTCACAATTACACGCGACCCAATGATCTTTCTTCGCCTCCTTTAATCGCTATTATCGCTCATATTCTGTTATTGGGGTTTTTTATTTGGTTTTCTTGGGAAGGGAAAGTGACTCCCTTTAGGCTGGAAAACGAAGAAGTAGTCTACAGAGGTAGTCTGTACTATTATCTATATTGCGGTTATTTGTACGGCTCCATATTTATCGCCTTAGTTTTAATAATACGGAATATATTCGATGACGAATATTTTGTCCGACTTCATTCGATTTACATGTTTGCCGGAATTGCAATCGGCTTATTTATCTCCACGGTTCTCACGGTTGTCTTACCGTTACTCGGAATATCTTTGAACTCGATATCGGTCATCGGATTACTTATTTTTCTATGGCTAACCTGGATTCCGATCGCTCATTTCAGACTTTTTAATATAGAACTTGTGGATTTTAAGCAGGATTTTCGAAATCCTAGAATTTCTACCGCGATCCTATCAATTAACCGATATCTATTAAATAAGTTAAATCCCGTCAAATATAAGGAAATCTGCGATCAATTTGAAAATATCCGAAGAGAAGAAGTTTACGCTTTGCAAGCGGAAATGCTTTTGGAGACCTCGTACGGTAAAAAGGGAAGCATTTCGGATCAGGTTCGCATGTATGCGAAGAAAATAACCGACCTTTTTATCGGTTCAAAATAA
- a CDS encoding DUF1993 domain-containing protein, with amino-acid sequence MIYEITVPQFTKMLQNLSRILDKATHFAETKKIDIEVLLNARLAPDQFNLIRQIQIACDTAKLASARLTGKQAPVHEDQEKTLPELKTRIDEVVKYLGTFSAGEFSEANSRRISQPRWEGKYLTGLEYVIQHAIPNMYFHVTTAYDILRHNGVDVGKKDYLGEMPFKN; translated from the coding sequence ATGATATACGAAATCACCGTACCGCAATTTACCAAAATGCTGCAAAATCTAAGCCGAATTCTAGATAAAGCGACCCATTTTGCCGAGACCAAAAAAATCGACATCGAAGTCCTGTTAAATGCCCGACTAGCCCCGGATCAGTTCAATCTTATAAGACAGATTCAAATTGCCTGCGACACTGCGAAACTCGCATCTGCCCGTTTGACAGGGAAGCAAGCCCCCGTCCATGAGGACCAAGAAAAAACCCTTCCCGAATTGAAAACTAGAATCGACGAAGTAGTCAAATATCTAGGAACTTTTTCCGCCGGAGAATTTAGCGAAGCCAACAGCAGAAGAATCTCGCAACCTCGTTGGGAAGGAAAATATTTAACCGGATTGGAATACGTTATTCAGCACGCTATTCCGAATATGTATTTTCATGTTACAACCGCATACGATATTCTACGACACAACGGAGTCGATGTGGGCAAAAAGGATTATTTAGGAGAAATGCCGTTTAAGAATTAA
- a CDS encoding histidine kinase N-terminal 7TM domain-containing protein: protein MEASLVIFTFILLSLAAICFYRWSERNLLSFSFSLLTFLLAVWCALLTLSEIPFPKSVQTFLVNIIPIPVIYIPILLTYIIFNYTRPHSLIWPPSLFNAFHVITILFFSWFAFKGIVGPYQMKDGLKVFHPGPLYYAACAYIYISIFACAAVLARNIFKGNYFVRLHSIYLFTGVMLGGVVSAVFVIVLPLYGISLRFMAVLGILVFLWFAWIPITKYRLFDIELADFKCDLRSPRLSSAIVSVNRYLLNTLDPKAFKELCDQFEVKRQNEIYALQAEMLLEVHYGKEGGVSDHVSKYAKKVSNLFLS from the coding sequence ATGGAGGCAAGCTTGGTTATTTTTACCTTTATTTTGCTTTCCTTAGCGGCGATCTGCTTTTACAGATGGTCGGAAAGAAATTTACTCAGTTTTTCTTTTTCGTTACTGACGTTCTTACTGGCCGTATGGTGTGCTCTTTTAACCTTGAGTGAAATTCCTTTCCCGAAATCGGTTCAAACATTCCTTGTGAATATAATTCCGATTCCGGTTATCTACATTCCAATATTGTTAACCTATATCATTTTCAATTATACGAGACCGCATTCATTAATATGGCCGCCTTCTTTATTCAATGCATTTCACGTTATTACGATTTTGTTCTTTTCTTGGTTTGCATTTAAAGGGATAGTCGGTCCTTATCAAATGAAGGATGGTTTGAAAGTTTTCCATCCAGGGCCCCTTTATTATGCGGCTTGCGCGTACATTTATATTTCGATCTTTGCCTGTGCGGCTGTACTTGCGCGTAATATTTTTAAGGGAAATTATTTCGTTAGATTGCATTCCATTTATTTATTTACGGGGGTAATGCTTGGCGGAGTCGTATCCGCCGTTTTCGTAATAGTGCTTCCGTTATACGGAATTTCCTTAAGATTCATGGCGGTATTAGGAATACTCGTGTTCCTTTGGTTTGCTTGGATTCCGATCACTAAATACAGGTTATTCGACATCGAATTGGCCGATTTCAAGTGCGATCTTCGCAGTCCCCGGTTATCCTCCGCGATAGTATCCGTCAATCGCTATCTATTGAATACGCTGGATCCGAAGGCCTTCAAGGAACTTTGCGATCAATTCGAAGTTAAGAGACAAAATGAAATCTACGCTTTGCAGGCAGAAATGCTTTTGGAAGTCCACTACGGTAAGGAAGGAGGCGTTTCCGATCATGTTAGCAAGTATGCTAAGAAAGTAAGTAACCTTTTTTTAAGCTAG
- a CDS encoding SRPBCC family protein, whose protein sequence is MKNTGNLKITAKGELEIVITREFNASAHLVFGAFTKPDLVKRWLTGPPGWTLEICEIDLKVGGKYRYVWQNEDGTSMGMAGIYREVQSPHKIIHTEKFDEAWYPGESVITTLLTENSGKTILTSTMLYISTEARDAVIHSPMEKGLAPSYDRLDEILESAKGQTAAR, encoded by the coding sequence ATGAAGAATACGGGAAATTTGAAGATAACGGCAAAGGGTGAATTAGAAATCGTGATAACCCGCGAATTCAACGCCTCAGCCCATTTAGTTTTTGGTGCGTTTACGAAACCCGACCTAGTAAAACGTTGGCTCACCGGCCCTCCGGGATGGACTTTAGAAATCTGTGAAATAGATCTGAAGGTAGGCGGCAAATACCGTTACGTTTGGCAAAACGAAGACGGAACATCCATGGGAATGGCGGGAATTTATCGTGAAGTACAATCCCCACATAAAATCATTCATACCGAAAAATTCGACGAAGCCTGGTATCCCGGGGAATCGGTCATAACTACCCTATTAACCGAGAACTCAGGAAAGACCATCCTAACCTCCACGATGCTCTATATTTCAACCGAAGCGCGTGACGCCGTGATTCATTCCCCGATGGAAAAAGGTCTCGCTCCGAGCTATGATAGACTAGACGAAATTTTGGAATCCGCGAAGGGACAGACGGCAGCCAGATGA
- a CDS encoding acyl-CoA desaturase has protein sequence MPIILSFFIGHWFLSTFLQSFFQHRYSAHQMFILSPFWQKFFYVLTFLVQGSSFLNPRTYAILHRKHHAFSDTLKDPHSPVTSRNFIDMLLKTANGYDDIRNYKTDVEKEFKGHYPEMPALDKYAESIWVRLIFVSLYSVFYIHFVPENASWLYALLPIHFFMAKIQGSIVNWCGHLYGYRNHSKNPDNSRNTLSIDFLILGELYQNNHHAHPNSPNFAFKWFEIDFTFQILKVLHFLKIVRIQRAVWSERGRTVLPGSAV, from the coding sequence ATGCCGATTATCTTGAGTTTTTTTATTGGACATTGGTTTCTTTCAACCTTCCTTCAATCTTTTTTTCAGCATCGTTACTCCGCACATCAAATGTTCATACTGAGTCCTTTCTGGCAAAAATTCTTTTATGTTCTAACGTTCCTCGTACAAGGATCCTCGTTTTTAAATCCAAGAACATACGCGATTCTGCATAGAAAGCACCATGCATTCAGCGACACTTTGAAAGACCCCCATTCACCGGTCACTTCCAGGAATTTTATAGATATGCTTTTAAAAACGGCAAACGGATACGATGATATTCGAAATTATAAAACCGACGTAGAAAAGGAATTTAAAGGACATTACCCGGAAATGCCCGCATTAGATAAATATGCGGAGTCGATTTGGGTAAGACTCATATTCGTTTCCTTATATTCGGTTTTCTATATTCATTTTGTACCGGAAAATGCGTCCTGGCTTTATGCTCTTTTACCGATTCATTTCTTTATGGCGAAAATTCAAGGATCCATCGTTAATTGGTGCGGCCACCTTTACGGGTATCGTAACCATTCCAAAAACCCGGACAATTCGCGTAACACTCTGTCGATCGATTTTCTCATTTTAGGTGAGCTCTATCAAAACAATCATCATGCTCATCCTAATTCTCCTAATTTTGCCTTTAAATGGTTCGAGATCGATTTTACTTTCCAAATATTGAAAGTTTTACATTTTCTTAAAATAGTCAGAATTCAAAGAGCGGTTTGGTCGGAACGGGGAAGAACCGTCCTTCCCGGTTCCGCGGTTTAG